aaaggTCTTGGGACAGGCCTCGCACTGTGTAGCCGGGCGCTCCACCCGGGGCCGGTGCCGGACGGCGTGCTTCTTAACATCAAGGAAGGACTTGCCACACTCCTCACATACTTCACGTTTTCGTTGCACTTTTACAGACTGCACTTCCTTCGGAGGTACAGGCTTTTGATACACTGATGCTAGATATATAAAACAattattaactaaataataataaactagcCATTATCTCAGTAATGGCTTGAAAAAGTTTAGAGaatcaaaataaattatgatattacaaagtgattaaatacctacagaaataaaatacttacttatgaGGTTTACATTCTTACCATTTTCCTCAGCATTATCTGAAATATTTCTAGATTCAACTTTTTGTACACCACATAGAGggtctacatatgactctacaccTTCTGATGTGTTTGCTTCATTTTTAACATTTACTTCTATATTCTCTAGTGACTCATCATAATTTGTTTCGATTTCTATTTTAATTTCTTCTTTTACTAATAGTCTTGAACCAAATTCATCAGAATCTAAGACATTCTCCTGTTTAATTCTATTTTCATCCACATACACGGACAGTTTTTGGGTTTCCAACCCTAAAGCTGGGTCCAGAGACTTCAAATATGAATCATTTTTTAGAGATGTGgttttaaaattgtaaaatgaTACGATTTTGGTATAACACTTGCTGCATAGATATCTTGTTATTTTGGAGTCATGGGTCACCTGTAATTATAGCAAAATGTGTTATGATTTTAGAAACGTCTGAGAATAAACTCAATATATAAACATTTACCTCGATATCTAAGCAAAACAGCATAATATCGAAGCAGTTTCTGTTGGTCTCATTTATGCCTTTTTCCAGCTCCGAAATATGTTTATCAGCTGGAGTTTCGAGGCAGGTTCTGCACATGttcatattgtttttatttttcgccactacataaataaaactaagttactAACTAGAAATAATTCGCTATTTACTCAATACAATAATACTCTAACACTGATTCAGCTTAGACTTGACATTGACAGTAGAAATGCGCTTGCGTTTCGTTACAGCTAACAACGTTCTTGCATGCATTCCAAagtaaagcggtatccagacgggactgatcaaatcagtcgatttgatcagaaatgaaattggcgtcaatctccttAGATTCATGGTggtattagagccctctaaattgaaaaaatgctcCAGAATGAAaatactggcctcacaaattggtattcttgcgtctgcacctcattttatcggtaatatcggcgagccaaattggcgtttgcgtcctgATTCGATTAGGctatttaatcagattggcgaaaaatttactagtctggatacgccttaattGCACACGGAACGGAGTACTTGCGCGCGTTGAGGAACCTTTGCACACGGAGTATTTAACTTACGCGTGTTAgaattatattctttggttttTGGGGACTATGATTAAAACATTTAGTTGCTCTAAGTTACTATGTTATTGCAAGCTATTGTAGGTCCACGTTATTAAGCCACGCTTAGTTacttttagttccattttattgtCGCGCTATACTTAGAAATAGAACGAAACTCGACAACTCACGTATTAAGAATTTACTTGCGAAGGGAATTCTGGGGAaggcaaaataaaacataagTATAACAAAGAAGTCAAAGAACACAATTATTGGTCATTTATACATCTTTTAATTATTCATACAAAGTTAGATACTTTTCTACATCTTTTAATTATTCATACAAAATTTGATACAAGAAGCAACATTTCGGGAAGTTCTAAAGTTCGTCATAATTTTTTGTACTTGGAGTTCAGATATAACTGTACTGCAGATAGGCTTCATAAGTAATCTTAACAAAGCCCACGTAGAAACCACTACTGAGACGAATCTAAATAATCTGTTACATGTAGGCTGCAGCCCACGCCAAAGAATTATTAATGTACACAGGGTTGTCATTCGGCTTTTAGATCTTTTTTCTGGTGCGCAGTAAACTCGTGGCGGCTGCGGTGGTGCGCGCGGCCGAAGCGCACGCCGCAGTAGCGGCACTCGTAGGGTTTCTCCTTCGTGTGGGTCACCATGTGGACATTCAAattgctaaaaaaatatattgattcTATAAGATAGATTATAGATTAGATTCTATGTCAATCGTTCATAGGTGGGCGACTTTTAATGTAATCGGTACTTTAAGTAAAATGTCCAAAATGGCAGTAGAGTCGGGCTAAGACTCTGCAAGGCATTTGCAATAACAAATACAAATCGTTTATTGACCAAATATTTTTACCATTGACATCACAGATTGAACATAGCAGAAAATTTGATTTTACTATTCAACTAATATCCATCGGCCCCAAACTAGGCGCAGCCTGTATCTCGGGAACCGGAAAAATAGATTTTACTGAGAGACTAACAAAACTGATATGATAGCCGTTCTTTTTAAAGAAATATCACAAGGTGTGACACAGTCTgtattaatgtcaaatatctatGAACATATTCCCCTCACTTTGTGATATTTAAATCGGTGCAAAGTAATCTTAGATGTACTCTAGATTACCCGGCAGTCCTGAAGCTCTTGTTGCACCGCTCGCACTGGTAGCCCCGGACGCCGCTGTGCACGGCGAGGTGCGCCCGCAGCGTTTCCTTCGTCTTGAGGGATAAGCCGCATTCGTTGCATTCGTACAGCCGCTCCGTTGTGTGGGTTCTGTGGGCCAAAGccagtgtttttagggttccgtacccaaagggtaaaacgggaccctattactaagacttcgctgtccgtccgtccgtccgtccgtccgtccttccgtctgtcaccaggctgtatctcacgaaccgtgatagctagacagttgaaattttcacagatgatgtatttctgttgccgctataacaacaaatactaaaaacagaataaaataaagattttaaatggggctcccatacaacaaacgtgatttttgaccaaagttaagcaacgtcgggaggggtcagtacttggatgggtgaccgttttttatttgctttttttttgttttttttttttgcattatggtacggaacccttcgtgcgcgagtccgactcgcacttgcccggttttttaattaatagCAAGCCGACCCTGCTTcgtacgggttaacaaattatacatctaaaccttcctcaagaatcactctattaataaatatataaataataaataaataaatattatgggacattcttacacagattgactaagtcccataGTAAGCTCAAGAATACAAGACTTCTTactgtgggtactcagacaacgatatacataatatacaaatacttaaatacataaaaacacccatgactcaggaacaaacatctgtatcatcatacaaataaatgcccttactgggattcgaacccaggaccatcggcttcgcaggcagggtcactacccactaggccagaccggtcgtcaaaaataagacaatgttgccactgaaataatttgtttgtaaaatagtaaattccttttgataaataatcacgctaagatatttattgattagtaattttactcctacgattaaaaaaagtacttttagttatttatctttacataaatacaagacgcactagtaaaaagtggcaacattttcctacttttttttggtcttgaattacttTTTGTAGTATAGGTGACCAAGCGGAAAAATATTCATGTGGTCCGATTGGTAGAACAAAGGCAGTAGAACCACGTGCCCGGAGTGATCTAAGCAGAATAATCTaatcatacttttttaattttttaattttgatactTACCCTAAATGTTCTTGAAGTGCGCTGTTGGTGAAGAAAGCCTTAGGGCATAATTCACATTGATGTTTTCTTTCCTTTTCATGGACCTGTCGTCTAAAACAGAAAACAAATGATCAGGTGGATACATAAATCGAAATTTCAAGTATGTATCTTAGGCGAAGGCTAgacgaaaagttaaaaacgaATACgcttttatttctatttatatatataaattatttctatttctatttcttttttttattac
The sequence above is a segment of the Cydia fagiglandana chromosome 9, ilCydFagi1.1, whole genome shotgun sequence genome. Coding sequences within it:
- the LOC134667122 gene encoding zinc finger protein 2-like, whose product is MNMCRTCLETPADKHISELEKGINETNRNCFDIMLFCLDIEVTHDSKITRYLCSKCYTKIVSFYNFKTTSLKNDSYLKSLDPALGLETQKLSVYVDENRIKQENVLDSDEFGSRLLVKEEIKIEIETNYDESLENIEVNVKNEANTSEGVESYVDPLCGVQKVESRNISDNAEENASVYQKPVPPKEVQSVKVQRKREVCEECGKSFLDVKKHAVRHRPRVERPATQCEACPKTFINKTSLKQHYKNTHLGVKSKCDICNKVVIHLTAHKMQVHNPDTLSYGCASCERRFITQAALDLHATVHTSELKFECDICQKKFRLRNSILRHIRDFHQKEKNHQCKLCNKAFFGIVSYKTHLQSHSNERHYKCKECDKAFKTMEYLRKHSRITHSDVKNFKCELCGKCFKRSSDRNNHMRTHTGEKPYPCRHCDSRFRQSSARNRHELVMHEELNNV